TCTGCTCGGGAaatcaaattgtttttctggccataaaaatttaaataaatacgagTACATTTCGTTTGGCAAAGTAGAACGCTTTCAAGGATTCATGTTTATGGTTTCGACCTTTCAATTTGGAATACAATGGGGAAGTCTCATCCAAAAGATGAGCAATTTATAGCAGATAGACGTTTGTATTTTGAGAGAAAATTTACTTGAGCACACTCACCAGGAAATATGATTTGCTTATTGCCGGAATTATGCAGTTcattttttcttaatttattgcaaattatgAACTTTGCAATGATCACAAAACTGAACCGTAGAAATGATATGTAAGCTAATTGTTATATCGTCATATAAAGCCATGTAAATACCTAAGTGAGTTAAGCATGACACCTTTTTTCGGTGTTATACAAACTTATGTGAATAAAGCTTTTAATAGCATAAGAAACCTTGTCTCTAAATACTTCCCAAAAACTTAACTTATCTGGATCCCCAGTCACATTGGCATTTTAGGCAATGAAAGCGCAGACAAAACACCTAAAGATGCCACCACTACATGGAAAAATCCTTCCACAACATTTGCCCTCTTGGCAAAAATTCCGAGATAGACTTTAAACACGTCATAATTAAGTGTACTTCCCTTTCCCTACATAGAACAGGTGTCTTTCATTCAATCTttcaacaaaattattatctctcATGCACTGTAAATATCATTGTCACCCTAGTCGTGCAGAAGGTCTTAGCTGCTAATGCTTGtggattttattttgcttataGTTTAATGCTCTAATTATAAATACTCTAAGTTatctaaatatataaagaTGTTAAAATTGTCTAtcttttttgaaaaaactCCCATAACGCTTTCTAAATCGGATACTCATTTTGCAAATTTTACAGGCGTGCATAGACGACAATCTGGACATGGTGGAGTTTCTGGTGGAGCGAGGTGCCGACATAAACCGCCAGGATAACGAGGGCTGGACGCCCCTGCACGCCACTGCCTCCTGCGGGTGAGTTCTTGTCCAAATTCCAATCAGTTTTTAATACTAATTTTGCGCTTAATCAATTTTCCTAGATTTGTGAGCATAGCTCGGTATTTGGTGGAAAACGGCGCTGATGTGGCCGCTGTGAACAGCGATGGCGATCTGGCCTTGGATTTGGCCATCGATGTGCAGCACATGGCCATGATTGACTACATGGAGAAGATGGTGCAGGAGCTGAACATCAATGTGGATGAGGCTCGAAAGGCCGAGGAGCAGGCGATGCTGAACGATGCCAAAAAGTGGCTGAGAAGCGATGCCGCCGAGGTGGATAGACCGCACCCGAAAACGGGAGCCACAGCCCTCCACGTAGCCGCCGCAAAGGGTTATACGAAAGTTCTGGGCCTGCTCCTGGCTGGACGTGGCAATGTGGATCGCCAGGATAACGATGGCTGGACGCCACTGCACGCGGCATCGCATTGGGGTCAGCGGGAGACGGCCGAGATGCTCGTGGAGTCACTGGCCGACATGGATATCCGAAACTATGCCGGGCAGTCATGCATCGATGTGGCCGATCGCAAAATAGTCAAATTCCTGGAAGAACTGCGGGCCAACAAACGCAACAAGCGGCGACCATCTAGTCAAATAAGGTGAGggaataataaaattatagcaagaatttaatgaaaacaaaataaggGGTTCTTTAGCTTAAAGAGTTGACAATATATGTTATGCGAAATACatgttgttttttaaattgaaacaaatttaaaagaagGAATTTTAAGGCATAGTATTTTTAGTGAATCACCTATCTTGATATTATTCCAATGAAAATTACGcatattatacaaaaatattgacAAAATGTAAGTTCTTGAtaactttttgcttttgttaaATTATGTTGTTATAATCTGAAGCTTTGCAAACTGTAAAAACATATAACTAATGCATGAATTGCTCATACTTTTCAGCAGAATCTCAGATGCAATGGAAAATCATGTGGACAAGACGCCCACTAAACTGGTGCGCGTCGAAGTGAGAACTGATGCCACAAAGGATGGTGCGTATGCCTCCAAATCGGAGCTATCTTCAACTTACCCTGGACTCATAATATAAACGAATAGCTTTCTTTGATttctcgcacacacacactcttgTGTTCGTCCTGTTTATTATCCTGTTTAGGTTCTCATGCGCgataaccttttgttgttGGAGCATTTAATCGTAAAACATTTGCCACTGCCTCTCGTATTTTAGTCATTCAAGATCACATTGTCCAGTATAATTTGCCTTCATCATGATCACGATCATCCATCAGTGGTATCCTGTTCTTCTCTCTCTGTATCTGTATAGtgtctctttctctctctctctctgtatTTGTGTATTGTCTCTGCTTGTAAATCACGCACACTGCAGCTGCCAGTGGCTCAAGTGAAGCTACCAAAGCTGATTCTTCGATTCCAAACGCTGctcatgatgatgatgatgttaGTGGAGGTGGCGAAGtggtggccagtggccagaGCGATACAGAAGAGCTGAGTGATTCCACGGAAAGCTCACACTTGACCAGTCTTTCCGAGAGCGAAGGTAGTCGGCATTTGTTTTGCGTCCCAATTGAGGAGTTCCTCGACGAACCCTTTCTGTGATAAGCCCGCCCAATAGCCACTAACCTATTCCTAGttgtaccttttttttgagATGACCActaacatttttcatttgttgcTTTTACAGCTGAGAACGTCAAGACCAACCAGCAGATCCACGCCGTCGAGCATCcagtggaggaggaggcgccATGGCGACGCAAACTGCCCCGCACCCCCAACGACAGTCCCACTAATAATCGTAAGTCCTAATGGAATTGTCAAGTGCTTTTAAGGGTTACAGATAAGAAATTAATGAATTGTTCAAAAGGAAAGCCTTTGTGTATAAATGCATCGATGCACCAAACGTTGTAATCTACAATGATCTATCTGCTATCTGCAATCCCTTGAAGAGCAGTGATTGGCAACGTCTGTTATCGAATCAGATAGTAATAATCAATATAATTACCATTTGCAGAAGTTCCTGATAGAGAGCTTAGCAGCAATAGCTCGGAGACCGCCAACGACGTCATTTTGCGGCGCACGCAAAGCTTTGAGAACGATCAAAAGTGAGTTGAACaccaagaaaataaaacattgcGTGCCGctcacacacaaacacccaATCGCATCTCAGATTAACCCACATATACAATAATCATGTACATCGATCGGCCAAATTGCACCGAAAGGTCTTGATTTATTGGTTGACTTTGCAGTtcgcttttcacttttgccGATTGCATTTGCTTATCATCATTGTCATTATCACACATACTCACGCTGAAATTGTAAACCACTCATTTAGCTTTTCTCGAAATGCATATACtgataaattgtttaaatttacCCATGATGGTATCATGATCTGGGAAAGCTCTGGGAATCTCCATGAATCACAAGCTTTCCGTTTATGAGCTTTTTCCATAACACCACTCGCATTTTGGCAAAGTGAAGCGTTGACTGCAAAAGGCAACAAATAAGGGAAAACAAAGTATTgtattgattttaaaatttttgttttgctttattttttttccaaccttttttaaacaacaatcaaaaatcgaacaaaaaattgcattgcCAACGCACCACAACcaaccaaaaacaacaaactcaTCAAAACGCTTATCCCGAAATCTAACCTGCCCGCTCGCCCACCTGCTCGCTCCGCCCGCCCACCTGTACGCCCGCCCGCCCGCACGAACGAACGTTCGAAAAACGCTCGAAAATCACACTCCAACCGCCAATCCGCAAATCGGCCATTCCGAATGACAGGTTCTATCAAAAGTACAATGAGCTGCGGGCACGCATAAAGGCCAACTCCTGTCCCATTTTGCCGGCGAATGCGAATGCTAGTGCCGCTGCTgccaataaatccaataacaataacaacctAAGTAGCAATAACTAtcataataacaacaataacaacaacaaaagcgatCTGCTATTGGGATATGCTGCTGGCGCCACAACGACAACAAGCACctccacaacaacaacaacaacatccaGTACATTCAACAACACCCACTCGAACACCAACAACACAAGCACaacacaacaaccacaacagcaaccagcagcagcatcggcaGTAAATCAATTATATAGCGTACAAAGATCGGCCTCACTCAAAGATAACTCAATGTATTACAGGTTTGTTTTGCATTCAACACATCCCAAAAGGCCGACTAGATCAGATTTGTTAGTTACATTAAGTAGAAGTTGATAAATTGTAAAGAGGGAACTCTAATTGTATGTATTTCATAGCTTAATTTGGATTTGTTATGAGTTGTAAATGGATATTTTAAGTAAAGAGTTAAACTTAAGGGTTATATTAGGCCACCAAGAAGTTGATAAAGCTTACCTTGTATGCAATACTCTTTATTATAATCCAAACtcagttttgtattatttagtaCCTCATGCGAGCTTATAAGTAATGGAATTTTCATGGACTAAAATCTGATCTAGTTTAAAAACCATGCCTACTCATAGCTGTTAACACAACCCTAATTTGTTGTAACTATTAACCTACTGTGCTTTTGCTTAGCTTCTACTCTTCTACACCTTCAGTATAAAAACTCATTGCACCAAActatttaacatattttcCTAGGCCACGCACCAATGTCGTCTACCTACTCTTGGCTGTATTCCCAGTTCATCCTTGAACTCTTCTCTAACGTCTTTCTATTTTGATTATCCTCAGGAAACCGACGATTACGATTGCCACGCCTACGAGCACAGCATCCACGGCGATCAATTCTCCATCGACAACTGTACAGACCCCACCAATTCGCAGGTAAGTTTATTTGGTTAATCATCATGTGCCGACTCGTTTTAAAAACTCCATTGTCGATCAATTAGCCAAGTTACAGCGAAAATACCAGAAAAGAGCAATAATGGCAGCTCGTCCACGGCCAGTGTCAGCGATGCGGAGAGCTCCAAGCCACCGCCCAAACAATCCGCGAGCAATATGATCAAGAACTTCTTCAAGTAATGAGAAAGAATTAATGGTTGTTTCCATTCACGTTGAGCTAACCCCGCTAAACAGCTGCTAACCCGATTTTTGATCCCAAGAAAGCGAAGTTTTTTGTAGCATGATTTGTGATATTGAACTGAGGTTCTATTTACATTTAAACTTTCCGATCTATGAATTAACATGTGCAAATTAGCATTTAAAGGCTCGATGTGTTTCCACTGGCTTTCCAATGCTGTAGCCCGTTTATTGAATGCAGTTTAAATGATTAATGTTAAAGCtacatattttacatataAACTTTACTACATAAACTACATATTTTTACTCAACCCACACGTAGATCCTTTGTGCCACCGGTGCGTGATGAAGAAAGCGAAACGCAACGAAAGGCACATGCTAAGCGCGTGAGGGAGACTCGCCGGTCCACCCAAGGTGTCACCCTGGACGAGATCAAGAGTGCCGAGGAGCTGGTTAAGAAGAAGAACATGGGcatggccaacaacaacaataacaacaatatcagcaccaccaccacgaaCACGATCAGCAACAGCGGCGTAAGTAGTCCAGGGTCCAAGTGGCCACTCTAACCAGATCATCCAAGCTATcacaacaaaaaccaaaccgaaacaTTCACACTCGAGGAAGCTCTCTTCATAGAATCACTGTTAGATCATACCTGTAGTCCTAGCCGGGATTACACCATCCACACACGATGTCCACATGCAGTTCACACCCACTCAAACGTTGAGCAATACACACCAGATCAAAAACCGAATAAATATACGCTTATGGTTATGGTGTCCCCATTGTTTGGATATCCCTTTTTGTTTATGTGTTCGATTCTGTTCACTCACTGAAACACAATCATCAAATATAAACAATACCATTGATTGATTGTGTGAGTGAGAGAAAAATGTACTAAAATAGTGATTGTAGTTTAGTTTATATCGTGTAGTATGCAGAATGCAAAAGGTTCTGAAATGCCCTAAGAAGTATGCTATGAATTTAAACATATTAATAAATCTatctataaacaaaaataatgtaaaatgcatattaaatCGGGTGCTTTCAAAGATTGCTGGCACTTTCAGTGTTGATCTTGATAAATGTAcaaaatgaaagcaaattgCTTTAGCCATCTTGATGATAAATTCAAACCTGCCGCATTCTGTTTTCTCACTCCACAAAAAAGCCGCAGCCATAAGCTGTCATCATTTCAATCAGATCCAGTCTCATCGATCAATCAAAGCTCATTTAGCGTACGTTGCCACCCGTTTGATTATTATTCGTTCGTGATCGATCGCAGTATCGCATTTAACCAATCAAGTTGAGTTCAGTTCCTGCGTAATGCACCTCCGCTCCGCCCTGCCACGCCCTTTGACTCGCCGCGCCTCCGCCTCATCGATTTTGAGTACTCTATATAGCGTAGctttatatttatgatttcCAATCATCAGCAGCTCCAGATCAGCGAACCATAGCGTAATTACCATTCCGAATTGTATTTATGTTACAGCTCTTAAGTTATCTCTATGTTCAGTTCTCTTACTACTCACTACTCACTAGGctctatatttatatagcaATAAACTGTATGTCTATGGAATATGTTGATGATTATCATTTTGCATGTCCCATTTGCATGCGTAATCAAATCGGGTCACCCTAAGTATCATTATAGTATGcaattgttatttatatacaatatatatagtgagacctttttgatttttgtttgaaGCGCACTCGCGTCCATCGCCTCTGGACaactgttttttatttgttccGAACTAATATTATTAACAGAACGAAACAAGCTCTGCATCATCGACATCAGCTCCAACACCATCAATCCTCGGCAGCAATGAGCAGCAGGACGAGCTGcaaccaccgccaccgcccacCACTCCACCGCCAGCCATAATACCCACCACAACAACGGCCACCGATGAGACGGAGATCGAGGAAGTGGTGTCCAATCCTCCAGCTGGCCAAAGTCAGAACGATACCACTGCTAGCTTTACGCTATCCGCTCCCGTGCGAAGATCCCTGTCGGCCGACAGGGAGGCCGATGCCAATAGTGATCCGGAGGGTGATCAGGATCAGACGGTGGTCAGTGCCAGCTATACGATAATGCCCAGGCGGGAACGGCTTCCCGAAAGCTCAGAAAATTTAGAAAGCATAAGATCGCCACAAAAGACTGACCCAGTTGCCAAAACCGCCAGCGAGGAACAGGCCGAGGAGCAACCACATGCCAGGCCCACGGATCTGCCACTGAATCCGGCTCCCGCTTCTCCTAGCACAGAAGCTATCAAGTCATCCTCGGCGGCCACCACGCCCGCCGCCCTCGAGAGTCCAGTGCGCTTGCGGGACAAGCGGGGTCTGGCGGGGTCTGGCAGCCAGGAATCTGAAGCCAAGTCCGATACCGCCTCGCCCGTGTCCTCCCATCCGGACTTCAATGCCCGGGACTCGCTACTCAGTCTATACGCCCGACGCACAACGGACAGCAGCGCgggaggaggtggtggtggtgcaggtgCTGCGGGTGGAGCAGCATCCTCGTCTTCAACTTCGGCAGCAGAACGGCGTCCGTCTTGGCGCCTGAAATTTGATGCCGGCTCCAAGGTATGCCCACACTACCCAACTCTGTCCTCTAAGCGAATCCGATAGCCTAATCCTCAATATACGTCAAGACTATTTTTCGATCGGTGGCCAAATTCGTGTGCGCCGTAAATACATTTGTTAATCTCTAAGTGTAGCATGGATTTATTTTGATTAGTGTATGTATGATTAATTGAGAACTTCTGCTTagaaaaatgcgaaaatttgcaTTGCTTTGGTCGAATTCATAAAAAAACCTATCGTTTCTAAAtggatttttgaattttagaAATCTAATTTAAGGTCATTGTTTTATATCATTTCGATTTTGCTACCGTTTTAACTTATCGCCTAccttatttatgtttaatgaCTGTAGAAAGTAACATTGCTTTTcaaaggaaaaataataaatgatgaCGTGATCCGCCTATTtgaatatatactttattgTTAAACGCCTGAATTATTTATCTTAAGATATTTTGCATTTAGTTTATCAACGCATCTGTACTTATTCATGTTTTAATTTGCTCGTAACTTGTGCTTGATGTACTCAAAATATAAGTcttttataattaagaaatcccatatgtattatttaatagattcacttttttatttttaacgcttttcgtatgtatgtacttagATACCAATTCTCTTCATTCGGCTGATAGACATTTTCTGTAAATACTACATGCTAAAAAAATTCAATCAATAGCATTTGCTTTTGTGTTTCTTAATGGTAAACTTCCGTTGTTATTAAATCTTGTTTACCAAAAgatcataaatatatattataaaatataattaactaCTTACATGTTACTTACTCAACACTTACATTTTTGTTCAACTAATATTAACTAAACTATACTGGTTCAGGGAAATACAGAAATTGCTTAGCTTAGGTAATGGGTTGCGGACTCTAACTGATGGATCCAAAATGGATATGGTGTCTGATACTAGTTGATTACTACTAAATGTTTAGTATAAACTAACTCCCGCTGCATTCGAATGATTCAAGACACGGCATAGCTTCTTGTAAGAACAAATACATCGCACACAACCCAAACAAATACGACAATTATAGAGAAACATTTCAAAacatatattgatatttaacATTGTATCTTCATGATTGAATTGAGCAATTAGTAAAAGCTTCTTTATCCATGCAGTTCAAGTTGGAGGACATAACCAGCGGTGGAACATATCCGCCCAACAACAGCACCATCATACCCAGTGCTCCGGCGGTAATGGCAGCCGCGAACTTATCAACCACAACTGGTGTCCAGAGGCGCATCAGCAGCGGTCCCAATGCACGTGAGTTATCAAGGATATAAGACGCGCCTAACTTCCAGATAGTAACAGTAATATCTACTTCCCTTGCAGTAAATGCTTCCAATCAGTCGCTCAACTCTGTGGGTCGTCCAGTTTCCGCGCCCAGCGAGGGCACGAACAACAGTGCCTACTTCACGCCCTCAGCTCGCAAATTCGAGACGAATGCCACCCCCACGGGAGCGACCACTGCAGCGATCACGACTAGCAACTCAACCTCCAATTCAGTGTCTGCCACCAGTGCCAATCATACAGCGGCTACGGCACCAAATGCCACGTCAAACCATGACGACAAGGGTAAGGAGATGTCTGT
This portion of the Drosophila santomea strain STO CAGO 1482 chromosome 3L, Prin_Dsan_1.1, whole genome shotgun sequence genome encodes:
- the LOC120450241 gene encoding protein phosphatase 1 regulatory subunit 12A isoform X16, which produces MSSLDARNNSAMMKRAEQLKRWEESDTNRAAPTPRHEHGRRIKFSSGCVFLAACLSGDKDEVVQLLDQGADINTANVDGLTALHQACIDDNLDMVEFLVERGADINRQDNEGWTPLHATASCGFVSIARYLVENGADVAAVNSDGDLALDLAIDVQHMAMIDYMEKMVQELNINVDEARKAEEQAMLNDAKKWLRSDAAEVDRPHPKTGATALHVAAAKGYTKVLGLLLAGRGNVDRQDNDGWTPLHAASHWGQRETAEMLVESLADMDIRNYAGQSCIDVADRKIVKFLEELRANKRNKRRPSSQIRISDAMENHVDKTPTKLVRVEVRTDATKDAENVKTNQQIHAVEHPVEEEAPWRRKLPRTPNDSPTNNQVPDRELSSNSSETANDVILRRTQSFENDQKKPTITIATPTSTASTAINSPSTTVQTPPIRRSFVPPVRDEESETQRKAHAKRVRETRRSTQGVTLDEIKSAEELVKKKNMGMANNNNNNNISTTTTNTISNSGNETSSASSTSAPTPSILGSNEQQDELQPPPPPTTPPPAIIPTTTTATDETEIEEVVSNPPAGQSQNDTTASFTLSAPVRRSLSADREADANSDPEGDQDQTVVSASYTIMPRRERLPESSENLESIRSPQKTDPVAKTASEEQAEEQPHARPTDLPLNPAPASPSTEAIKSSSAATTPAALESPVRLRDKRGLAGSGSQESEAKSDTASPVSSHPDFNARDSLLSLYARRTTDSSAGGGGGGAGAAGGAASSSSTSAAERRPSWRLKFDAGSKFKLEDITSGGTYPPNNSTIIPSAPAVMAAANLSTTTGVQRRISSGPNALNASNQSLNSVGRPVSAPSEGTNNSAYFTPSARKFETNATPTGATTAAITTSNSTSNSVSATSANHTAATAPNATSNHDDKDNDKENDNRTQTVIQRRRKPKRRSTGVVHIDMDELDPERQNESSNNDNEEKEKESGSERTSRSRLGSTASTATTSESKSSSSNDKTENGDGIDYKALWEAEKLENDKLRQMLKQKDDEALQTRATLERFANATTKNSLSELEKRERRAMERKLSELEEELKLLQKLKTENDRLRAENRALTRVVSKLTTSAQSQLAKTK
- the LOC120450241 gene encoding protein phosphatase 1 regulatory subunit 12A isoform X18, translated to MSSLDARNNSAMMKRAEQLKRWEESDTNRAAPTPRHEHGRRIKFSSGCVFLAACLSGDKDEVVQLLDQGADINTANVDGLTALHQACIDDNLDMVEFLVERGADINRQDNEGWTPLHATASCGFVSIARYLVENGADVAAVNSDGDLALDLAIDVQHMAMIDYMEKMVQELNINVDEARKAEEQAMLNDAKKWLRSDAAEVDRPHPKTGATALHVAAAKGYTKVLGLLLAGRGNVDRQDNDGWTPLHAASHWGQRETAEMLVESLADMDIRNYAGQSCIDVADRKIVKFLEELRANKRNKRRPSSQIRISDAMENHVDKTPTKLVRVEVRTDATKDAENVKTNQQIHAVEHPVEEEAPWRRKLPRTPNDSPTNNQVPDRELSSNSSETANDVILRRTQSFENDQKKPTITIATPTSTASTAINSPSTTVQTPPIRRSFVPPVRDEESETQRKAHAKRVRETRRSTQGVTLDEIKSAEELVKKKNMGMANNNNNNNISTTTTNTISNSGNETSSASSTSAPTPSILGSNEQQDELQPPPPPTTPPPAIIPTTTTATDETEIEEVVSNPPAGQSQNDTTASFTLSAPVRRSLSADREADANSDPEGDQDQTVVSASYTIMPRRERLPESSENLESIRSPQKTDPVAKTASEEQAEEQPHARPTDLPLNPAPASPSTEAIKSSSAATTPAALESPVRLRDKRGLAGSGSQESEAKSDTASPVSSHPDFNARDSLLSLYARRTTDSSAGGGGGGAGAAGGAASSSSTSAAERRPSWRLKFDAGSKFKLEDITSGGTYPPNNSTIIPSAPAVMAAANLSTTTGVQRRISSGPNALNASNQSLNSVGRPVSAPSEGTNNSAYFTPSARKFETNATPTGATTAAITTSNSTSNSVSATSANHTAATAPNATSNHDDKDNDKENDNRTQTVIQRRRKPKRRSTGVVHIDMDELDPERQNESSNNDNEEKEKESGSERTSRSRLGSTASTATTSESKSSSSNDKTENGDGIDYKALWEAEKLENDKLRQMLKQKDDEALQTRATLERFANALLQKLKTENDRLRAENRALTRVVSKLTTSAQSQLAKTK
- the LOC120450241 gene encoding protein phosphatase 1 regulatory subunit 12B isoform X2, producing the protein MSSLDARNNSAMMKRAEQLKRWEESDTNRAAPTPRHEHGRRIKFSSGCVFLAACLSGDKDEVVQLLDQGADINTANVDGLTALHQACIDDNLDMVEFLVERGADINRQDNEGWTPLHATASCGFVSIARYLVENGADVAAVNSDGDLALDLAIDVQHMAMIDYMEKMVQELNINVDEARKAEEQAMLNDAKKWLRSDAAEVDRPHPKTGATALHVAAAKGYTKVLGLLLAGRGNVDRQDNDGWTPLHAASHWGQRETAEMLVESLADMDIRNYAGQSCIDVADRKIVKFLEELRANKRNKRRPSSQIRISDAMENHVDKTPTKLVRVEVRTDATKDAASGSSEATKADSSIPNAAHDDDDVSGGGEVVASGQSDTEELSDSTESSHLTSLSESEAENVKTNQQIHAVEHPVEEEAPWRRKLPRTPNDSPTNNQVPDRELSSNSSETANDVILRRTQSFENDQKFYQKYNELRARIKANSCPILPANANASAAAANKSNNNNNLSSNNYHNNNNNNNKSDLLLGYAAGATTTTSTSTTTTTTSSTFNNTHSNTNNTSTTQQPQQQPAAASAVNQLYSVQRSASLKDNSMYYRKPTITIATPTSTASTAINSPSTTVQTPPIRSQVTAKIPEKSNNGSSSTASVSDAESSKPPPKQSASNMIKNFFKSFVPPVRDEESETQRKAHAKRVRETRRSTQGVTLDEIKSAEELVKKKNMGMANNNNNNNISTTTTNTISNSGNETSSASSTSAPTPSILGSNEQQDELQPPPPPTTPPPAIIPTTTTATDETEIEEVVSNPPAGQSQNDTTASFTLSAPVRRSLSADREADANSDPEGDQDQTVVSASYTIMPRRERLPESSENLESIRSPQKTDPVAKTASEEQAEEQPHARPTDLPLNPAPASPSTEAIKSSSAATTPAALESPVRLRDKRGLAGSGSQESEAKSDTASPVSSHPDFNARDSLLSLYARRTTDSSAGGGGGGAGAAGGAASSSSTSAAERRPSWRLKFDAGSKFKLEDITSGGTYPPNNSTIIPSAPAVMAAANLSTTTGVQRRISSGPNALNASNQSLNSVGRPVSAPSEGTNNSAYFTPSARKFETNATPTGATTAAITTSNSTSNSVSATSANHTAATAPNATSNHDDKDNDKENDNRTQTVIQRRRKPKRRSTGVVHIDMDELDPERQNESSNNDNEEKEKESGSERTSRSRLGSTASTATTSESKSSSSNDKTENGDGIDYKALWEAEKLENDKLRQMLKQKDDEALQTRATLERFANATTKNSLSELEKRERRAMERKLSELEEELKLLQKLKTENDRLRAENRALTRVVSKLTTSAQSQLAKTK
- the LOC120450241 gene encoding protein phosphatase 1 regulatory subunit 12A isoform X8; this translates as MSSLDARNNSAMMKRAEQLKRWEESDTNRAAPTPRHEHGRRIKFSSGCVFLAACLSGDKDEVVQLLDQGADINTANVDGLTALHQACIDDNLDMVEFLVERGADINRQDNEGWTPLHATASCGFVSIARYLVENGADVAAVNSDGDLALDLAIDVQHMAMIDYMEKMVQELNINVDEARKAEEQAMLNDAKKWLRSDAAEVDRPHPKTGATALHVAAAKGYTKVLGLLLAGRGNVDRQDNDGWTPLHAASHWGQRETAEMLVESLADMDIRNYAGQSCIDVADRKIVKFLEELRANKRNKRRPSSQISRISDAMENHVDKTPTKLVRVEVRTDATKDAENVKTNQQIHAVEHPVEEEAPWRRKLPRTPNDSPTNNQVPDRELSSNSSETANDVILRRTQSFENDQKFYQKYNELRARIKANSCPILPANANASAAAANKSNNNNNLSSNNYHNNNNNNNKSDLLLGYAAGATTTTSTSTTTTTTSSTFNNTHSNTNNTSTTQQPQQQPAAASAVNQLYSVQRSASLKDNSMYYRKPTITIATPTSTASTAINSPSTTVQTPPIRSQVTAKIPEKSNNGSSSTASVSDAESSKPPPKQSASNMIKNFFKSFVPPVRDEESETQRKAHAKRVRETRRSTQGVTLDEIKSAEELVKKKNMGMANNNNNNNISTTTTNTISNSGNETSSASSTSAPTPSILGSNEQQDELQPPPPPTTPPPAIIPTTTTATDETEIEEVVSNPPAGQSQNDTTASFTLSAPVRRSLSADREADANSDPEGDQDQTVVSASYTIMPRRERLPESSENLESIRSPQKTDPVAKTASEEQAEEQPHARPTDLPLNPAPASPSTEAIKSSSAATTPAALESPVRLRDKRGLAGSGSQESEAKSDTASPVSSHPDFNARDSLLSLYARRTTDSSAGGGGGGAGAAGGAASSSSTSAAERRPSWRLKFDAGSKFKLEDITSGGTYPPNNSTIIPSAPAVMAAANLSTTTGVQRRISSGPNALNASNQSLNSVGRPVSAPSEGTNNSAYFTPSARKFETNATPTGATTAAITTSNSTSNSVSATSANHTAATAPNATSNHDDKDNDKENDNRTQTVIQRRRKPKRRSTGVVHIDMDELDPERQNESSNNDNEEKEKESGSERTSRSRLGSTASTATTSESKSSSSNDKTENGDGIDYKALWEAEKLENDKLRQMLKQKDDEALQTRATLERFANATTKNSLSELEKRERRAMERKLSELEEELKLLQKLKTENDRLRAENRALTRVVSKLTTSAQSQLAKTK